In the genome of Dermacentor silvarum isolate Dsil-2018 chromosome 1, BIME_Dsil_1.4, whole genome shotgun sequence, one region contains:
- the LOC119436562 gene encoding cytochrome P450 4V2-like, producing MKFIYTGYDTTAALASYCLYLLGNHRDVQVALHNEIDGMFGDDVHRPVTTDDLRSMRYLSCIIKETLRLYPSVPIMGRYIEEDMKIGTQLIPKGTMAMVLIYFLHRHPRFHKNPSCFTPERFLSDATRPSQYAYMPFFGGPRNCIGQRFAVQEAKVVVAQLMRHFEVHSKLREEELQLELGIVLRPSQGLEIKLTPRKPENPQGHAQ from the exons ATGAAATTCATTTATACG GGATATGATACCACCGCAGCACTAGCCTCTTACTGCCTTTACCTGCTGGGAAATCATCGAGACGTTCAAGTTGCGTTACACAACGAGATCGACGGTATGTTTGGAGATGACGTACACCGGCCTGTAACAACTGACGATTTGAGGAGTATGAGATATCTGAGCTGCATCATAAAG GAAACATTGCGACTTTATCCTTCTGTTCCTATCATGGGGCGTTACATAGAAGAGGACATGAAAATTG GAACCCAACTGATACCGAAGGGGACAATGGCCATGGTTCTCATCTATTTCTTGCACCGACACCCCCGTTTCCACAAGAATCCGAGCTGTTTCACACCCGAGAGGTTTCTAAGTGACGCCACACGTCCGTCACAATACGCCTACATGCCTTTCTTCGGTGGACCAAGGAACTGTATAG GTCAGCGTTTTGCCGTGCAAGAAGCAAAGGTTGTGGTCGCTCAGCTTATGCGCCATTTCGAGGTTCACTCGAAACTTCGCGAAGAGGAGTTACAACTGGAACTTGGCATAGTTCTCAGGCCATCACAGGGACTTGAAATAAAGCTCACCCCAAGAAAACCTGAAAATCCGCAAGGACACGCTCAGTGA